A genomic stretch from Marinimicrobium sp. C6131 includes:
- the fis gene encoding DNA-binding transcriptional regulator Fis yields MGDTGHAHTLTHGQSLRGCVEQAMENYFQNLDGQPVSDVYNMVMAEVEAPMLEIVLKYTRHNQTRAAQVLGLNRGTLRKKLKQYDLL; encoded by the coding sequence ATGGGCGATACGGGCCACGCCCATACGCTCACACACGGACAGTCCCTGCGCGGCTGTGTGGAACAGGCCATGGAGAACTACTTTCAAAACCTCGACGGCCAGCCCGTCAGCGACGTGTACAACATGGTGATGGCCGAAGTTGAGGCGCCCATGCTGGAAATCGTCCTCAAGTACACCCGTCACAACCAGACCCGCGCCGCGCAGGTGCTTGGCCTGAACCGTGGCACGCTGCGCAAGAAGCTCAAGCAGTACGACCTGCTCTGA
- the dusB gene encoding tRNA dihydrouridine synthase DusB produces the protein MFRIGSHQIDSQVILAPMAGVTDRPFRQLCRRLGAGLVVSEMVTSDASLWNSRKSRLRLDHAGEAEPISVQIAGGEPAMMADAARLNADNGAQIIDINMGCPAKKVCKKAAGSALLRDEPLVADILQAVVRATNLPVTLKIRTGWDRDNRNAVRVARMAEDIGVQALAVHGRTRADRYQGEAEYDTIAAVVDAVTIPVFANGDIDTPHKARQVLDQTGAEAVMIGRAAQGRPWIFREIDHYLRFGRTIPEPSLTDVRDILSSHLRDLYGFYGDYLGPRIARKHLGWYLQTVPGSDPFRQAFNRMDNAQEQLDSVLKYFEQLIEQEDQAA, from the coding sequence GTGTTTCGTATTGGTTCCCATCAAATAGACAGCCAGGTGATTCTCGCGCCCATGGCAGGTGTGACGGATCGTCCTTTTCGGCAGCTCTGTCGGAGACTGGGCGCCGGCCTGGTGGTCTCGGAAATGGTGACTTCGGACGCAAGCCTGTGGAACAGCCGCAAAAGTCGGCTACGTCTGGACCACGCCGGCGAGGCGGAACCAATTTCGGTGCAGATTGCCGGAGGAGAACCGGCCATGATGGCCGATGCCGCCCGGCTCAATGCGGACAATGGTGCCCAGATTATCGACATCAATATGGGCTGCCCCGCCAAGAAAGTGTGCAAAAAGGCCGCCGGCTCCGCGCTACTCAGAGATGAGCCTCTGGTGGCCGATATACTGCAGGCGGTGGTCAGGGCGACCAACCTGCCGGTCACTCTGAAAATTCGCACAGGCTGGGACCGGGACAACCGCAATGCCGTGCGTGTGGCACGCATGGCGGAGGACATCGGCGTTCAGGCCCTGGCCGTACACGGCCGGACTCGCGCCGATCGCTATCAGGGCGAAGCGGAGTACGACACCATTGCCGCGGTCGTGGACGCGGTGACGATCCCGGTATTCGCCAATGGCGATATCGATACTCCGCACAAGGCGCGACAGGTGCTCGACCAGACCGGTGCCGAAGCCGTCATGATCGGTCGGGCCGCCCAGGGGCGCCCCTGGATTTTTCGGGAAATCGATCACTACCTGCGCTTCGGTAGAACGATTCCCGAACCGTCACTGACTGACGTCAGGGACATTCTCAGCAGTCATTTGCGTGACCTCTACGGATTTTATGGCGACTATTTGGGCCCGCGCATCGCTCGCAAGCACCTCGGCTGGTACTTGCAGACGGTACCCGGTAGCGACCCGTTTCGTCAGGCTTTTAACCGTATGGACAACGCACAAGAACAACTCGACAGCGTTCTGAAGTACTTCGAACAGCTGATAGAACAAGAGGATCAAGCGGCATGA
- a CDS encoding DUF3426 domain-containing protein has protein sequence MAPTNLVTRCPQCGTSFRITPAQLQSARGAVRCGACLHIFKARDHLVGAKAPAVEPALVRRPAQKPTQNRPTPTQAERKPAAPKAPHAPKEARPRADQKSRDTGLRFDQSRIDQESSALDDDDFLISDDMDQSRPESEDDPFGVGEQSRSHSTHSLFERTPRPEEEDASESGDDTDESWAMSLLEEEEEQTASVRVEPVPEPTSGVPSDFELMEEPEPPPPGEHIKFHLASSDAEQVEDYQGGERIRAHDPERSALLMNIDPEPVEMNWTHRQTRRRRWLWPSLVALAAVALIVQVAWLQFDRWSRAEPYRTLYATVCPLVGCQLPELVDRRQIRAYNLVVRNHPEREGALMVDAILLNTARFDQPFPGLVLEFSDLNDEVVAARQFTPAEYLSGELAGRTLMPSNQPVHLTLELVDPGASAVNYRAYIPH, from the coding sequence ATGGCCCCGACTAACTTGGTGACCCGCTGCCCGCAATGCGGGACTTCGTTCCGGATCACCCCGGCGCAGTTACAGTCAGCGCGCGGGGCCGTGCGCTGTGGAGCCTGTCTGCATATCTTCAAGGCGCGGGACCATCTGGTGGGTGCCAAGGCGCCAGCGGTCGAGCCGGCTCTGGTGCGCCGCCCAGCCCAAAAACCGACGCAAAACAGACCGACCCCCACCCAAGCGGAACGCAAACCCGCCGCCCCCAAGGCACCCCATGCGCCGAAAGAGGCGCGTCCGCGCGCTGACCAGAAATCCAGGGACACCGGGCTGCGCTTTGACCAGTCGCGAATCGACCAGGAGTCGAGCGCCCTTGATGACGATGACTTTCTGATCAGTGATGATATGGACCAGTCCCGCCCCGAGAGTGAAGACGATCCGTTTGGTGTCGGCGAACAATCCCGCTCGCACAGCACGCATTCCCTGTTCGAGCGAACCCCTCGCCCCGAGGAAGAAGATGCCTCGGAGTCCGGCGACGACACGGATGAGTCCTGGGCCATGAGCCTGCTCGAAGAAGAGGAAGAGCAGACGGCCAGTGTTCGGGTCGAACCGGTCCCAGAGCCCACCTCGGGCGTACCGTCCGACTTTGAGCTGATGGAAGAGCCGGAGCCACCACCACCCGGGGAGCACATCAAGTTCCACCTCGCCAGCAGCGATGCTGAGCAGGTAGAGGACTACCAGGGCGGTGAGCGCATACGCGCCCATGACCCTGAGCGCTCAGCGCTGCTGATGAACATCGACCCCGAACCGGTGGAAATGAACTGGACCCACCGACAAACCCGCCGCCGGCGCTGGCTATGGCCATCGCTGGTCGCACTCGCGGCGGTCGCCCTGATCGTACAGGTCGCCTGGCTGCAGTTCGACCGCTGGAGCCGGGCGGAACCCTACCGAACCCTGTATGCGACCGTATGCCCCCTGGTGGGTTGCCAACTGCCCGAACTGGTCGATCGCCGCCAGATCCGTGCCTACAACCTGGTGGTCCGTAATCACCCCGAGCGGGAAGGTGCCCTGATGGTCGATGCGATTCTGCTCAACACGGCCCGTTTTGATCAACCCTTCCCCGGTCTGGTTCTGGAATTCAGTGACCTCAACGACGAGGTGGTGGCGGCGCGCCAATTCACCCCCGCAGAGTACCTGTCCGGCGAGCTGGCGGGCCGTACCCTGATGCCCAGCAACCAGCCAGTGCACCTGACGCTGGAGCTGGTCGACCCCGGCGCGAGCGCCGTCAACTACCGGGCCTACATTCCTCACTGA
- the prmA gene encoding 50S ribosomal protein L11 methyltransferase, with product MPWLQLKLTTDRDSAEGLEDLLLASGAVSVTLEDDADQPILEPALGETPLWDQVRLTGLYDADIDTRTVSERLATAWSQPLPEHRWEQLEDKNWEREWMSHYQAIRCGERLWICPSWQEPPEPDKVNLMLDPGLAFGTGTHPTTFLCLQWLDQQRLDGLDLVDFGCGSGILGVAALLLGADRVTGVDIDPQALTATRDNAARNALPENAMPVYLPGQCPEVTADIMLANILAGPLVELAPQLQRMTRLDGKICLSGILANQADTVMEAYRPWFDFDPVAEQDGWVRLTGTKIRP from the coding sequence ATGCCCTGGTTGCAACTGAAACTGACCACGGACCGGGATAGCGCCGAGGGGCTGGAAGACCTTCTTCTGGCCAGCGGCGCCGTGTCGGTCACGCTGGAAGACGACGCCGATCAGCCCATTCTGGAGCCCGCCCTGGGGGAAACCCCATTGTGGGATCAGGTGCGTCTGACCGGTCTGTACGATGCCGACATCGACACCCGCACCGTCAGTGAACGGTTGGCCACGGCCTGGAGCCAGCCATTGCCCGAACACCGCTGGGAGCAGCTCGAAGACAAGAACTGGGAGCGGGAGTGGATGAGCCACTACCAGGCCATTCGTTGCGGCGAGCGGCTCTGGATATGCCCCAGTTGGCAGGAACCTCCGGAGCCCGACAAGGTCAACCTGATGCTCGATCCAGGCCTCGCGTTCGGTACCGGCACCCATCCCACAACCTTTCTGTGCCTGCAGTGGCTCGACCAACAGAGGCTCGACGGTCTGGACCTTGTGGACTTCGGTTGTGGCTCCGGCATTCTGGGAGTTGCGGCGCTGCTGCTCGGTGCCGACCGGGTGACGGGAGTGGATATTGATCCCCAGGCGCTTACCGCCACCCGGGACAATGCGGCACGCAACGCGCTGCCAGAAAATGCCATGCCGGTCTATCTGCCCGGACAATGCCCCGAGGTGACGGCCGATATTATGCTGGCCAACATTCTTGCCGGCCCTCTGGTTGAACTTGCGCCACAACTGCAGCGCATGACCCGGCTTGACGGCAAGATCTGCCTTTCCGGCATTCTGGCCAATCAGGCCGACACCGTGATGGAGGCTTATCGCCCCTGGTTTGACTTTGACCCGGTGGCCGAACAAGACGGCTGGGTGAGACTGACCGGCACCAAAATACGCCCGTAA
- the accC gene encoding acetyl-CoA carboxylase biotin carboxylase subunit: MFDKVLIANRGEIALRILRACKEMGIKTVAVHSVIDRDLKHVRLADESVCIGPNPSPQSYLNIPAIISAMEVTDSVAVHPGYGFLAENADFAEQVQKSGFVFIGPDPDTIRMMGDKVAAIAAMKKAGVPTVPGSDGPLPANDREKCLAMGKQIGYPVIIKAAAGGGGRGMRVVHTEASLMNSIHITQNEAKSAFGDDTVYMEKFLQNPRHVEIQVLSDGQGNAIHLGDRDCSLQRRHQKVIEEAPAPGIPEDVRQSTAQACVNACIKMGYKGAGTFEFLYEDGNFYFIEMNTRIQVEHPVSEMVTGIDIIKEQIRVCAGEKLSIKQEDVVIRGHSFECRINAEDPKTFMPCPGKVKNFHPPGGLGVRVDSHLYSGYSVPPNYDSMIAKIITYGETREEALNRMRHALDETIIDGIRTNISLQQWLVRDDEFRKGGVNIHYLEKKLSS, translated from the coding sequence ATGTTTGATAAAGTTTTGATCGCCAACCGCGGCGAGATTGCCCTGCGCATTCTGCGCGCCTGTAAAGAGATGGGCATTAAGACCGTCGCGGTTCACTCTGTCATCGACCGCGACCTGAAGCACGTTCGCCTGGCGGATGAGTCGGTGTGCATCGGGCCCAACCCGTCGCCCCAGAGCTACCTGAACATCCCGGCCATCATCAGTGCGATGGAAGTGACCGACTCCGTGGCGGTACACCCCGGCTACGGCTTTCTGGCCGAAAATGCCGACTTCGCCGAGCAGGTTCAGAAAAGCGGTTTCGTCTTCATTGGCCCGGACCCCGACACCATCCGCATGATGGGTGACAAGGTCGCCGCCATTGCCGCCATGAAAAAGGCCGGCGTGCCGACCGTACCCGGCTCCGATGGCCCGCTGCCCGCCAACGATCGCGAGAAATGCCTGGCCATGGGCAAACAGATCGGCTACCCGGTCATCATCAAGGCCGCCGCCGGTGGCGGTGGTCGCGGGATGCGTGTGGTGCACACCGAAGCCTCGCTGATGAACTCCATCCACATCACCCAGAACGAAGCCAAGTCCGCCTTTGGCGACGATACGGTGTATATGGAGAAGTTCCTGCAGAACCCGCGTCATGTGGAAATCCAGGTGCTGTCCGACGGCCAGGGCAACGCCATACACCTGGGCGACCGCGACTGCTCACTGCAGCGCCGCCACCAGAAGGTGATTGAAGAGGCGCCGGCACCCGGGATCCCTGAAGACGTTCGCCAGTCAACCGCCCAGGCCTGCGTCAACGCCTGTATCAAGATGGGCTACAAAGGTGCCGGTACCTTCGAGTTCCTGTACGAAGACGGCAACTTCTACTTCATCGAGATGAACACCCGTATTCAGGTGGAGCACCCGGTCTCGGAAATGGTCACCGGTATCGACATCATCAAAGAGCAGATTCGCGTCTGTGCGGGCGAGAAACTGTCCATCAAGCAGGAAGATGTGGTGATTCGCGGTCATTCCTTCGAGTGCCGTATCAATGCCGAAGATCCCAAAACCTTCATGCCCTGCCCGGGCAAGGTCAAGAATTTCCATCCGCCGGGCGGTCTGGGCGTGCGCGTGGACTCTCACTTGTACAGTGGCTACTCGGTGCCGCCGAATTACGACTCGATGATCGCCAAGATCATCACCTACGGCGAGACCCGGGAAGAGGCATTGAACCGCATGCGTCACGCCCTGGATGAGACCATCATCGACGGCATTCGCACCAATATCTCGCTGCAGCAGTGGCTGGTCCGGGACGACGAGTTCCGCAAAGGCGGCGTCAACATCCATTACCTGGAGAAAAAGCTGTCCAGCTGA
- the accB gene encoding acetyl-CoA carboxylase biotin carboxyl carrier protein: protein MDIRKIKKLIELLEESDIGELEIKEGEESVRISRNNPNAQYFTAAPAQAPAPAAAPAAPAPAADSSDAAPAAQHNGHVVKSPMVGTFYRSPSPGSPAFVEVGQHVKVGDVICIVEAMKMMNQIEADKAGVVEAILVDDGEPVEFDQPLVTIV from the coding sequence ATGGATATTCGCAAAATTAAAAAACTGATTGAGCTGCTGGAAGAATCCGACATCGGCGAACTGGAAATCAAAGAGGGCGAGGAGTCCGTCCGCATCAGCCGCAACAACCCGAATGCTCAATACTTTACCGCCGCGCCCGCCCAGGCTCCGGCTCCGGCAGCCGCCCCCGCTGCCCCGGCCCCGGCGGCTGACAGCAGCGACGCGGCGCCCGCCGCGCAACACAATGGCCATGTGGTGAAATCGCCCATGGTTGGCACCTTCTACCGCTCCCCCAGCCCCGGCTCCCCGGCGTTTGTGGAAGTGGGCCAGCACGTTAAGGTCGGCGATGTGATCTGCATCGTTGAGGCCATGAAAATGATGAACCAAATCGAAGCGGACAAAGCCGGCGTGGTCGAAGCCATTCTGGTCGACGACGGCGAGCCGGTTGAATTCGACCAACCCCTGGTCACGATTGTATAA
- the aroQ gene encoding type II 3-dehydroquinate dehydratase, which produces MATILVLHGPNLNLLGQREPGIYGAQTLDTINRTLTEQGHAAGHHVLTLQSNAEYELVERIHDARQEGVDFILINPAAFTHTSVALRDALLGVAIPFIEVHLSNVHAREPFRQHSYFSDVAQGVICGFGAQSYELALTAALHHLERSAQMGKPSTSE; this is translated from the coding sequence ATGGCAACCATTCTGGTTCTACATGGCCCCAATCTGAACCTGCTGGGACAGCGCGAGCCCGGCATTTATGGCGCCCAGACCCTGGACACCATCAACCGGACCTTGACCGAACAGGGCCATGCCGCTGGCCACCATGTGTTGACGCTGCAGAGTAATGCGGAGTACGAACTGGTTGAACGCATTCACGATGCGCGCCAGGAGGGGGTGGATTTCATTTTGATCAATCCCGCCGCGTTCACCCACACCAGTGTCGCCCTGCGCGATGCGCTTTTGGGTGTCGCCATTCCCTTTATCGAGGTGCACCTGTCCAATGTGCACGCCCGCGAGCCATTCCGCCAGCACTCCTATTTTTCAGATGTCGCCCAGGGCGTCATCTGCGGTTTTGGCGCACAAAGCTATGAACTGGCCCTGACTGCCGCGCTGCATCATCTGGAGCGCTCCGCGCAAATGGGCAAGCCATCAACATCCGAATAG
- a CDS encoding protein-disulfide reductase DsbD family protein — protein MLTQQPSASRHRFLSFWRLLLWSTLLCVFSHGAAAQDLLGGQSQNTSLLGGGDDFLPVTEAFQLETRLYDGELVLHWEVAPDYYLYRERFRLSADPEPELFEPRFSDNTVNKYDEYFEKDMAVYYGSATIRLAVADDARPFTLRVESQGCADAGLCYPPHVDYVNVDPANQTASIAAAPPANTPASTEGGSTSEATTAWLPYVLVLALLGGIILNLMPCVFPVLSIKVMSLARADRQRLPLHGWAYTGGIVVSFVAFAGVLLAARAGGEAIGWGFQLQSPLLIAALVYLFFILGLSLSGLLTIGTRWMGVGQKLTQSGGLSGSFFTGVLAAIVASPCTAPFMGAALGFALTQPTLVSLSVFVALGLGMALPLLALCYLPSLVNHLPKPGPWMDSLKQFLAFPLYLTAIWLIWVLGRQAGPNAVAAVGVGAVAIAFAGWLLTRQPRSTPARYSQKALVALAWVTALALPWQTLNAPREDSRWEPYSAARLDTLRREGTPVFVNLTADWCLTCLANERVTLDTEEVERAFDTYGIATLKGDWTHRDPEITQLLEDYNRSGVPLYLWFPANHQGPGQVLPQILRKQALLEQLTNGKDAQLSQN, from the coding sequence ATGTTGACCCAGCAACCTTCGGCATCCCGACACCGCTTTCTGTCTTTCTGGCGCCTGCTACTCTGGAGCACCCTGCTCTGCGTCTTCAGTCACGGCGCGGCAGCTCAGGACCTGCTGGGCGGTCAATCCCAGAATACCAGCCTGCTGGGGGGCGGCGATGACTTCCTGCCGGTCACCGAGGCTTTTCAACTGGAAACCCGACTGTACGATGGCGAGCTGGTACTTCACTGGGAAGTGGCCCCGGACTACTACCTGTATCGGGAGCGGTTCCGGTTGAGCGCCGATCCCGAGCCGGAGCTGTTTGAACCCCGGTTTAGCGACAACACCGTAAACAAGTACGACGAGTACTTTGAGAAGGACATGGCGGTGTATTACGGCAGCGCCACCATCCGCCTTGCCGTTGCCGACGATGCCCGGCCGTTCACCCTGAGAGTGGAGTCCCAGGGGTGTGCCGATGCGGGGCTGTGTTATCCACCCCATGTTGACTACGTCAACGTGGACCCCGCCAACCAGACCGCCAGCATCGCCGCGGCGCCTCCTGCCAACACACCGGCCAGTACCGAGGGCGGCTCTACCTCTGAGGCCACAACGGCCTGGCTCCCTTATGTTCTGGTGTTGGCACTGCTCGGTGGCATCATTCTGAACCTGATGCCCTGTGTCTTCCCCGTGCTGTCGATCAAGGTGATGAGCCTGGCTCGAGCCGACCGCCAGCGATTGCCGCTGCATGGCTGGGCTTACACCGGGGGGATTGTGGTCAGTTTTGTCGCCTTTGCCGGGGTGCTGCTGGCCGCTCGAGCCGGTGGAGAGGCGATCGGCTGGGGCTTTCAATTACAGTCGCCCCTGCTCATTGCCGCGCTGGTGTACCTGTTCTTTATTCTGGGGCTGAGCCTGTCCGGCCTACTGACCATTGGCACACGCTGGATGGGCGTAGGACAGAAGCTGACCCAGAGCGGCGGCCTGAGCGGCTCCTTTTTTACCGGCGTGCTCGCCGCTATTGTCGCCAGCCCCTGTACCGCCCCTTTTATGGGGGCGGCGCTTGGCTTTGCCCTGACCCAGCCCACGCTGGTGAGCCTGAGCGTGTTTGTGGCGCTGGGTCTGGGGATGGCATTGCCACTGCTGGCCCTGTGCTACCTGCCATCGCTGGTGAACCATCTCCCCAAACCCGGCCCCTGGATGGACAGCCTCAAGCAGTTCCTGGCCTTTCCACTGTACCTTACGGCCATCTGGTTGATCTGGGTGCTCGGACGCCAGGCGGGCCCCAATGCCGTGGCAGCAGTCGGTGTCGGCGCCGTGGCAATTGCTTTTGCCGGCTGGCTGTTGACCCGGCAACCGCGCTCGACTCCGGCCCGATACAGCCAAAAGGCCCTGGTAGCGCTTGCCTGGGTCACCGCTCTGGCACTGCCGTGGCAAACGCTGAACGCCCCCCGCGAAGACTCCCGCTGGGAGCCTTATTCAGCCGCCCGTCTGGACACCCTTCGCCGCGAGGGAACGCCGGTATTTGTCAATCTGACGGCCGACTGGTGTCTGACCTGCCTGGCCAACGAACGGGTCACACTGGACACAGAAGAAGTTGAGCGCGCTTTCGACACCTACGGAATAGCAACCCTCAAAGGCGACTGGACGCATCGAGATCCGGAAATCACCCAATTGCTCGAAGACTACAATCGCAGCGGTGTACCACTCTATCTCTGGTTTCCCGCCAATCATCAGGGCCCGGGGCAGGTTTTACCGCAGATTCTTCGCAAACAAGCACTACTGGAACAGCTCACAAACGGAAAAGATGCACAATTAAGCCAAAATTGA
- a CDS encoding copper chaperone PCu(A)C, with protein MLKRLLHTILLALALGVAPLSAEPPAATVTVTDATVRVPLPGKNLTSAYFLLHNTGEQARSLVSVSTEFAERAELHEHRTVDGMMRMRQVDAVEIPAGEKVRFASGGYHVMLFDLKRRPRTGDPLHLILTFDDGSKQAVKAYAVSVFDRPHHDH; from the coding sequence ATGTTAAAACGACTATTGCATACCATACTGTTGGCGCTTGCGCTGGGTGTGGCTCCGCTCAGTGCGGAACCCCCGGCAGCCACGGTGACCGTTACCGATGCGACGGTGCGGGTCCCGCTACCGGGTAAAAATCTGACCTCTGCTTATTTTCTGTTGCACAACACCGGCGAGCAGGCGCGCTCGCTGGTCTCGGTATCGACGGAATTTGCCGAGCGTGCCGAACTGCACGAGCACCGCACGGTGGACGGCATGATGCGCATGCGTCAGGTGGATGCCGTGGAGATTCCCGCCGGTGAGAAAGTGCGTTTCGCCTCGGGGGGCTACCATGTCATGCTCTTTGACCTGAAACGCCGCCCCCGCACCGGAGATCCGCTACACTTGATATTGACGTTTGATGATGGCAGCAAGCAGGCCGTCAAGGCCTATGCCGTCAGTGTGTTTGATCGGCCCCATCACGACCATTAA
- a CDS encoding DUF2333 family protein — MPMSKAKQFWIHLQRKLRDTFADTRDDVSRLGVRVKIGLAVLGLYVLLALVVGIYWSMTPGFFTVEEYVTAQVEERGGKRERGAVMTSTLIGVAETLLEKPGGYLTNDITPPGLWLDNMPSWEYGVVIQVRDASKAMREAFSRSQSQSREDQDLALAESRFNFNTDSWIMPATERQYREGIQYTRRYLDRLTGISDQNAEFYTRADNLRYWLSTVETRLGSLSQRLSASVGQRRLNTDLPLRMGEPREVAPGEVIVKTPWTELDNVYYEARGSAWALIHLLKAAEIEFADVLDDKNARVSLGQIIRELEATQRSLMSPMILNGSGFGLLANHSLVMASYISRANAALIDLRSLLDRG; from the coding sequence ATGCCCATGTCCAAAGCCAAACAGTTCTGGATCCACCTGCAGCGCAAGCTTCGGGATACCTTTGCCGACACCCGTGATGATGTCTCCCGGTTGGGGGTAAGGGTGAAAATTGGTTTAGCCGTATTGGGCCTCTACGTGTTGTTGGCGCTGGTAGTGGGCATTTACTGGAGCATGACCCCCGGTTTTTTCACCGTGGAGGAATATGTGACGGCGCAGGTTGAAGAACGCGGTGGGAAGCGTGAGCGCGGTGCCGTGATGACGTCAACGCTGATTGGCGTGGCGGAAACCTTATTGGAAAAACCCGGCGGCTATCTGACCAATGACATTACGCCCCCGGGACTGTGGTTGGATAATATGCCGAGCTGGGAGTACGGCGTGGTCATTCAGGTGCGCGATGCCAGCAAAGCCATGCGCGAGGCGTTCAGTCGCTCCCAGTCCCAATCCCGCGAGGATCAGGATCTGGCGTTGGCCGAATCCCGCTTCAACTTCAACACCGACAGCTGGATCATGCCGGCCACTGAGCGCCAGTATCGTGAGGGCATTCAGTACACCCGTCGCTACCTTGATCGGCTGACGGGTATCAGTGATCAGAACGCCGAGTTCTACACCCGCGCCGATAATCTACGCTATTGGTTGAGTACCGTGGAAACCCGCCTGGGTAGCCTGTCCCAGCGTCTCAGTGCCAGTGTCGGTCAACGCCGGCTGAATACTGACCTGCCTCTGCGCATGGGCGAGCCCCGGGAAGTGGCCCCGGGGGAGGTGATCGTCAAGACGCCCTGGACCGAGCTGGACAATGTGTATTACGAAGCCCGAGGTTCAGCCTGGGCGCTGATTCACCTGCTGAAGGCGGCGGAAATCGAATTTGCCGACGTGCTTGATGACAAAAACGCCCGGGTCAGCCTGGGGCAGATCATCCGTGAGCTGGAAGCCACCCAGCGCTCGCTGATGAGTCCGATGATCCTCAACGGCAGCGGCTTTGGTCTGCTGGCCAATCATTCACTGGTGATGGCCTCCTATATCTCCCGCGCCAACGCGGCGTTGATTGACTTGCGGAGTTTGTTGGATCGGGGGTGA